In the genome of Campylobacter concisus, the window AGTAGTATTAATTTTTAAAGAAGGTTGCATAAAATGCAACCAAATTTTTAAAAACCATGAAGTTTTTTTAGATTTTCATCTATAGGTTTTTTATGTCCATCTTTTGTTACACTGACGTAGGTTGCGATGGCGCTTGTGACATGTATAGTCTCTCTAAAACCACCGTCATTTAGCCTAAGCGCAGTCACTTCTATCTGTGTTGTTATCGATGTTTTGCCAACTGCGATGATCTTTGCGTAGCAGCTTAGCACGTCACCAACAAAGACTGGTTGTTTAAAGATGATCTCTTTCATAGAAATTGTCACAACGCGCTCGGGAGAAATTTCTCTTGCAGCTTGTGCACCTGCAAGGTCGATCTGACTCATTATCCAGCCACCAAATATATTTCCAGCCGAGTTTGTATCTTTTGGTAGCATGACTTGTTTTATACGCGGCTCACCAAAATCTTTTAAAATATCCATTTTTTGCCTTTTAGATGTTAGAATTTTGGTTGATTGTAGCAAATTTTAATGGCTTTATGCTAAAATCCTGCAACTTCAGGGGATAAAATATGAACGATTTTAAAAGATTAAATGAGCTTACAAAAGAGCAAAAAAACAAGTTAAATGCTATTTATAAAAATTTAGACGATGATATCATAAACGAGGCTGTTAAAATTTGTGGTCTTGCTGGCACACCAAGCCAAAAACTAGCCCTTGCAAGAAGGATAGTAGATCTTAAAGTTGATCCGCTTCAAAATGAGTTAAAAAAGCTAAATTTAGGCGAGGATGAGCAAAAAAGTGTACTAAATTTAATGTATAACTACGTTAGAAATTTATATGAAAATTTACATACAGAGCTTATAAAAAAAGCAAAAGAAGAGAAAATTTTAGATCAGTTTAATCAAGCTTTTATAGAAGCAATGCATGAGCTTGGGCTTAGTTTAAATGCGTGGCAAATTTCATGGCAAGATCGCATTATCAACACTACAAATAAAGAGTTTGAAGCTAAATTTAGTGATCTCGGTATGGCAAATGAGTTTATCACTAAAAACGGCTTATTTCAGTGTGACGCTAATGGCGTAAGAGCTGAAAGAACTTACGGCGCAGTTTGCAAAGAGGGCGAGAAATTTAGCTTTTTGCCTTACGCGCTTGCCTTTAAAGATGAGGTTAGTGAGCTTAAAAAAGTCTTTGCAAAAAATCTTGAAATTTTAAGAAATTTAGCTAAAAACGACGAGCAAAAATCTTATGTCAAATACCTTGAAAAGCTGCAAAATGCCTTTTGCGAAGAGGACAACGCAAAGGTGATAAATGCTTGGCAAGAGGCTGAGATAGCATGGATGGATGTAAAAGGTGCGCTTCAACCAGGCCATCCGCTAGAGTACTACGAGGATGCCTATACGCACGCAGTTGCACTTGAGTGGGACATCAGGCTTGTTGATAGCGAGGGCATAGATGAGCTTAAATTTAAAGAAAAAGTGGCAAAAACCTATAAGAGCGTTTGCGAAAAGATAAAATTTGATAACGCTGAGACAAATAGGGCAGTTAACGAAAATATCGCTAGAACGCAGGTTTATATAAGCGTGCCGATGATCTATTACGGCGCGGAGCTAAATGGGCTTTTTAGCGCTCAGGTCGTGCCAAATGATGAAAGTGTGAGCGCAAAATGTGGTAAGAAAATTTTTGCCTTTGTAAATCACGTCTATGAAAGCGCAAAGGCAAAGCCTTTTATGAAGCTTGGGGCTGAAATTTTTATCAAGGAATTTTTGGATTTTGGTAGAGAAATTTTATTTTTAAAGCCAAAAATTTGGAAAAAGTCTATGAAATTTC includes:
- a CDS encoding acyl-CoA thioesterase, yielding MDILKDFGEPRIKQVMLPKDTNSAGNIFGGWIMSQIDLAGAQAAREISPERVVTISMKEIIFKQPVFVGDVLSCYAKIIAVGKTSITTQIEVTALRLNDGGFRETIHVTSAIATYVSVTKDGHKKPIDENLKKLHGF